The DNA sequence cgcaaagaacgacttgggtcctcgtggagatcgaacttgccaggcgaccttggaaggaTGAACTCAGAAGGTcacgagaacacagaacgcacttatgagaattgagatgtgtgcgatcttcctgttggtcacctgacctctgccattgttttgccgcaatgacttctgggacGTGAAgcgatttcagcgcgcaagtctgcactcgatgcatcctcgatatcaagaacacatccgggtattttcatgcgtcctctgtacttgcgttcttgacaattggaatgaacttcgaccgttaatgatgacgtagagcgagaacacgaggacgcaagatcgctaaagaacgcatattgagaaacagccattgtTTACATGTAAAGGATAAAGATGTTTGGTTAGTTCGTCGTCACAacaactaacatgaactaattaATAGAGCAACACTTCTGCAACATTTATTATTCATGTTAggtaatgcattaactaatattaacacattttctttatttatgaaatgttttttttattagcaTAAAGGAGGGTGTCCCAAACGGGGGGGATTGaatctaaataaaacacttacttGAACAAAATCTCTTGATCTGAATGTCAGGTGACCATTACACAACACTGTATCAGAACACTGAGGAGACGGACGGATACGTGTTATGTaccaataaaacaaaattacGGGATGAAGGTCCAATTAATAATAACAGTGACTATGTAAAATACTATTGATACAAACTTAAatgcaaatgtgctattaaatgattgcaatatttacttaaaatgttgACTTAAAATTTAGGTCAAGGGTTCCTGGCAGAGAGGAAGAGGAAGTTAGTTTGGATCACAATGGACAACAAAACCATTGTTATATAAATACCCTGTTCctttcattttaataatatgTATGAGTATACACAAGCAAAATATTGAATTTCCATTTTTGTAGCCCTTGCATTCTTGATTGTTTGCCCTATCATTGAAAgccttttttacatttaatcatTTTAGGATCCCTAACAGAGTGTTACGATGAACTCGGCAACCGGTACCAGCTCCCAGTATACTGCCTGGCACCGCCTGTCAATCTGATCACGGAGAGAAGTGAGGAAGACCCTTCGGACAATCCTGAGCCCCAGACAGCACAGAAGAAAGAGTTTCAGCTAAAGGTTCGCCTCTCCACCGGCAAAGACTTACGGTTGAACGCCAGCATGGCCGACACCATTGGCCTTCTCAAAAAGCAACTGCACGCTCAGGAGGATATTGATGTCGCCCACCAGCGCTGGTTCTTCTCCGGGAAGCTCCTCACAGACAAGACACGCCTGCAGGACACCAAAATCCAGAAGGACTTTGTTATCCAGGTCATTGTGAACCAGCCATTAACACCAAACCAATAAGACGCAGCTGATGAATTTACAAAGACATAAAGGACCAATACGAAAAACACAAAGTTTTGCACAAAAACGGACATCGACTTTAAGAAGAAATGGAGAGTCTTTGTCTACCATTAAAGAGTGAAATAACGAATATTAGACTTGTTGCTCGAGTCAATCGTGCTGTTAAAAATGGGTTTCTGGAGTGAACTTTTGTAAGGATAACTCCACGATTCACAGCTAGACACTCAAGTCCTTCTCAAATCCGACATCTgggaaaacaaataaacaaacctAACGGGTTGCATCTGTTGAGCAAAAGTGCCAAGGCGAATAGCTGCAGTGTCGGTTTTAGTTAAAAAGCACAGTGCTTTCAATCCCTTGACTATGCATATCCTGCAAGCTTTAGGTTTACTGTATCTACGTGGTCCTCTTAAAGTGATTTCACCTTGTAAGATTCATGTAAGTTGAGCTTCATTttgcacactttaaaaaagtatcGTAGTCGTGCCTTGAAAGGAGAGTAGgtttttaaatgctgtttttattttgcttatcaaggCTTTTTTTAGCCTGGAGGTGGCTAAACGGGCTCACAGACACATGCTTTGTGTTTTGTAGCCGATGTCTTTGAACACAATCCAATACTTGCTATGCAATCTTTAAACAAATGGGGGAAAGATGCTGATATCATTCACTTATCAACCCGTTTATCTGATGTAGCTAATCTAAAACTTCAATGTTTTTATAAAGCATGCTATCGCAAGGTCATGATGACTTTTACACTTACAGCGATGCTGGATATCTTCTTGGAGTAACAGCATCTTTATCTCCTGAGACTAT is a window from the Misgurnus anguillicaudatus chromosome 4, ASM2758022v2, whole genome shotgun sequence genome containing:
- the ubtd1b gene encoding ubiquitin domain-containing protein 1 — protein: MGGCVGREQAESRGNGARAHRKRGGRNEPLKKDKPKWKSDYPMTEGQLRSKRDEFWDTAPAFDGRKEIWDALKAAAVALECNDQELAQAIVDGANITLPHGSLTECYDELGNRYQLPVYCLAPPVNLITERSEEDPSDNPEPQTAQKKEFQLKVRLSTGKDLRLNASMADTIGLLKKQLHAQEDIDVAHQRWFFSGKLLTDKTRLQDTKIQKDFVIQVIVNQPLTPNQ